One genomic region from Zalophus californianus isolate mZalCal1 chromosome 12, mZalCal1.pri.v2, whole genome shotgun sequence encodes:
- the GNG11 gene encoding guanine nucleotide-binding protein G(I)/G(S)/G(O) subunit gamma-11, which produces MPALHIEDLPEKEKLKMEVEQLRKEVKLQRQQVSKCSEEIKNYIEERSGEDPLVKGIPEDKNPFKEKGSCIIS; this is translated from the exons ATGCCGGCCCTTCACATAGAAGATTTGccagaaaaggaaaagctgaagaTGGAAGTTGAGCAACTTCGCAAAGAAGTGAAGTTGCAGAGGCAACAG gtgTCTAAATgttctgaagaaataaagaactacaTTGAAGAACGTTCTGGAGAGGATCCTCTGGTGAAAGGAATTCCAGAAGACAAGAATCCTTTTAAAGAGAAAGGCAGCtgtattatttcataa
- the GNGT1 gene encoding guanine nucleotide-binding protein G(T) subunit gamma-T1, with amino-acid sequence MPVINIEDLTEKDKLKMEVDQLKKEVTLERMLVSKCCEEVRDYVEERSGEDPLVKGIPEDKNPFKELKGGCVIS; translated from the exons ATGCCAGTGATCAATATTGAAGActtgacagaaaaagacaaattgaaAATGGAAGTTGACCAGCTCAAGAAAGAAGTGACCCTGGAAAGAATGCTG GTCTCCAAATGTTGTGAAGAAGTAAGGGATTATGTGGAAGAAAGATCTGGGGAAGATCCACTAGTAAAGGGTATCCCAGAGGACAAAAATCCCTTCAAGGAGCTCAAAGGAGGCTGTGtgatttcataa